The genomic stretch AGTATATGGCATTAAGGTTGCTACAAAGTAGAAGCAACCTAGACACACCTCAGAAGATAGATTGGGCGAGTGATCGTATTATATGAGAACTTCTATGTGATACACTTCCAAGTATGATTAGTGTCTACAATAACCTTATATTATCATTTCATTATATTACATTTCTGATCACTACATCAGCACCGCCTGGAAACCCTTTCCACTGACTACACCCATCCAGTCCCCCAGTTCACCTCTCCAACAAACATTATTAATCTCtagatcttcttcatatgCTAGTACTGGACTATCGATAACTACACCGAGGTCCGAGTTTGTGTTTGTTGCTGCATTCTTATTCAGAGTTAAATTGTTACAGTCCCAGACAAGAGCTTGGCAATCGTCACCTCCTGTCAACAAGTAGTTAGAAGTTGGATGCCAATTGATCAGGTTAATGGCAGCAGCGTTTCTGCCACCAAGAGAACCGTCTAGAGTAGCTACCGGAAGGCCAGGAACTCTCATGTCGATAATGATAATCTGGTTGGAGTTGATACCAACAGTAGCTAGATGATGTTGATCTATGTTAGAGGTGGATAGTTTCAACAATGCTCGGGAATGTAGGGCCGAAGCACTTGTAGAAGCTGCCACATTTGACGAAGTCAGTGGAGGAGACAATGTTGGTTCGTATATGATGGTCAGGTGCTCTAAAGATCGTAAGTCAAAAACTCTCATCGATCCATCGTTTCCTACTGAGGCAAAGATGTTGGTTGAGTTGTGAACGAACTTGACGTCAAATACCTCTGAATCATGTGCTATCAACTGCGTCTTCACAGTGGCTGTGTCGAGCGTACTGCCATCATCACGTTGCTTAAGTGTATGTGAACGATGTAAATCCCACACAGTGCAAGTGGTGTCTACAGATGAAGTAATCAAGATGTTTGGGTCTGTTCTGTTCCAGTCGAAAGAAGTCACAGGAGGAAAAGTGTTGATGTCGTCGATGGGTTTAGATGAGTTTCCGTTAGAACTCGTCGAGGAAGCTGTACTTGTAGTGTTGTTAGCTAATGTATGTGTTTGAACGAGTTTGTATTCGCCGTTCTGGTCGAAGGGATCGTGATCCACCTTGTAGAGCCGTAGCACCTCCAGTGATGCTGCAAGTCTTTCCTCGTTGCCATTCTTAAGCATGGGGTCCCATTGCAAGTTGGTAATGGGGTAGTCCACAGATGTCTCTGCCACTTTGTGGAAGTAGAAAccttctacaacttcatcatcgtACGAATATTGTTGCTGcagttgttgttgttgttgttgctgtgaAACGTTATTGTAGAGATACTGTTGGTGGAAACCCGGTCCAGGTGTAGAAGGTGATGATCTATCTAACGAGACATCATCTATATCAGCCAGACCAGGAGAGTAGAGCTTGTTTTTGGCATAGTCAGCTTCGTAACTAAGGCCATGGACGACCTGAAGCTTATTGGTGAATCCTTCCTTGTATGATGAGAGAGCTATACAATCAGTATCTACAGCCATCAGCAGCCAGTCAGAGCAGTACAATGGGTATTGCGAGAAGTAGTAAGAGGTCCTATCTGCGGGGGAGTTGGAAGGTGCGATGTTCATGGTGGGTGCCGGTTGGGTATGGTTGGAGTGGCGGAGATGTAGGTGTTCGAACGAGGAGGCGagattgaaattcagaTTGGACAGATTTGGAGTGTTGTAGTCGTTGGAATTATAAGAAGAATACAGGTTGGAGAAAGAGAGACTACTATTCAGTATGTTCAGATTACACAGGGCGTTCAGGTTGTACAGATTGATACTACTCAGCTTGTTCAagttattgttattgttgttgctaTTGGGGTTCGGATTGAACTCGGGATTGGGATGGATATACAACCTCAGATTGGTGTAGAAATTATTCAGGGTGAAAGTATTGTTGGAATTATTCAGAGTCGGGTTGAggttgaaatttttcagaatcagattcagattcagattgTTCAGGGACAGATTTAGAGTGTTGACCACAGAAGACCAGTTATTGCGACTGTCGTGGTACCGTGTGTCACTGATGTAATTAGGTGTGCTAGCAGGAGTTGTGTACTGAGAGCTCTCGCTGCTACTGacattattgttgttggtggtaGTATTAATAAGGGTGGGAGAAATGTGACAGAGCGACGACGACAGAATCTGGTACGACATACGGGAGGTCGGTGTGGAGGAGCTCCCGCTAGTGAGAATTCCGTAGCACGACGGAAGTGAGAAACAGGGTCGGTGCGACAGAGTACGACCTGCGCTTGGACTGTGGTTATACCAATATGTATTGGATGGACAGGAAAAGCTGGAAATAGCTTCTGTAAGACTCGTGAAGCAATCCTACGAGGCTCGGGCGTGTTAACGGCTTGGTGAAAGAAGCggagaagttggagatgGTGGAGTCTAGAGAGGCTTGCAAATAAGGGATGGTGCCGCGATTAGTGAGAGAAAAATGCAATTAGCGAGAAAGAATAGAGAGAAATCGCGAGGGTGATAGCGAGGATAAATATATGGGAACCCcgtatatatatacacAAATAAGTACCACACACATAGATAGACACATGGACACCTACGTAGATAACCTTATTTAGAAATACCTATTGTACACGTTCATTAATTCCAACAACCAATGGAAGAACTGAAAGGTTCTCTCTACGGGCGCCCAGAGGCTTTCCCCACGTCTCGATTTTCGGGGACAGGAGCAGAGATGGCTGAGAAAGTCGCACTACCACATTGCCCTATGCTTAATTTGCGTATGCCTAATCTAGTTAATCAACCTGGGTTAGGGCGTTGAAGTACGAGAATGTGTcgtattattattgttcCGTAATTATAAAAATACAATGGCAttgatattattattattaaGATGGAATGTTGTCGAGTCTGGCATCTCCTTTCATATCTATTGTAGAAATTCTCTGTCTTTGTCCATCTCTACATACCTCTTACACCAAGTCAAACATCTCTTATtcgatttttttttctatCTATAAATACTAAAATACATACACGAACTGAATCTGAACCTATTGTTCAGATGCCACTTCCTCGACTGATGGACAAGTACACATCAAATGCATGTCACCGTAGGTGTCGTCCAATCTAGCGACTG from Scheffersomyces stipitis CBS 6054 chromosome 2, complete sequence encodes the following:
- a CDS encoding WD-repeat domain protein, coding for MNIAPSNSPADRTSYYFSQYPLYCSDWSSMAVDTDCIALSSYKEGFTNKLQVVHGLSYEADYAKNKLYSPGSADIDDQQQQQQSQQQYSYDDEVVEGFYFHKVAETSVDYPITNLQWDPMLKNGNEERLAASSEVLRLYKVDHDPFDQNGEYKLVQTHTLANNTTSTASSTSSNGNSSKPIDDINTFPPVTSFDWNRTDPNILITSSVDTTCTVWDLHRSHTLKQRDDGSTLDTATVKTQLIAHDSEVFDVKFVHNSTNIFASVGNDGSMRVFDLRSLEHSTIIYEPTLSPPSTSSNVAASTSASALHSRALLKLSTSNIDQHHLATVGINSNQIIIIDMRVPGLPVATLDGSLGGRNAAAINSINWHPTSNYLLTGGDDCQALVWDCNNLTSNKNAATNTNSDLGVVIDSPVLAYEEDLEINNVCWRGESGDWMGVVSGKGFQAVSM